GATGAAGCAGCTCTATACAACAACCTTGGGCTTGCTTACTTTCACTCTGGTGACGTGGAGCAAGCAGGTAAGGCGTTTCTAGCGGCTGCCCAAGGCGGCAATACAAGGCTGGCTGAATCTTTGGGCTTAATGGCTTCTCAGAGGCGCGCAGCCGGCGGCAAAGGCGAAGCTTCGGTGCTCGAGCGGGACCTACAAAGCGTGATGATGAAGGCCTTTAATCGCGCCAAGAAAAACCGCTCGAAAATAAAAAGTAAGTCGCGGTCGCGTTTTACTCAAGCGCTGCGAACGGCGGGCAAGCGCGGTACACCACCTGATGTGCAACGTAAATTGGTTGACCTTTTGGTATGGCCATCTTTATAGGCGGAGCTTTACTTGGTAAACGTTGAAAATAATCGAGCAGTCCCGTGGGTGATTGGTATTGCGGTCACCATGTTGGTGAGCGTGTTTCAGTTCACAGGAGTTTTTGACCGCTTCGATTATGTGTTCCATGATTATTTTTTAGAGCAGCGTGGTTCTTTAGATCTGGATTCCCGTATTTTACTTGTCGATGTAGACGATAAATCTTTCGACGCTTTTGGCTGGCCGATGGAGCGGGGGCTCTATGCAAATCTGCTGCTTCTAGCGCACCAAAACGGTGCGAAAGTTGTGGGGTTTGATGTTCTCTTTTTGGATGAGAGTCGCTGGGGCGAAGAGGACGATTTGATTTTTGGGCAAGCCATCAAAAACTTCGGACCAGTTGTTCTACCCCATGATTACCAGGTTTATACGCCGCCGCAGATATCTCCTGAATCGGGTTTGTTTTTGGCCGATGAAAGCTCAGCTCCGTTCGAAAAACTGGGCGTCACCGGTAAGCATAAAGCTCACCTGAAAGCCGATAACCAGCTTGATGGTATTATTCGCCATGTACCCATTCAATTAGACGATGGGACAAAGTCTGTTCCGTGGACACTTTCTCTGGCGATGCTTCGTGCGGCCCATCCCGAGACCTTTAAAGCTGAGCTTGTGGATGATCAGCTGAGAGTTTCGGCCTGGAGTGAAGAGGCGAACGCCACCATTGATTTAATGGGTCCTCACAACGCTGCGGTTTATTTCAAAACGGCCGAACCAGAGAAAACAGTTGTTTCTCTTTTTGATGTTTTGGCAGCGGCTCAGGGTGAAAACACGGACCTTAATTTAAAAGAGCTCTTCCAGGATAAGTATGTGATGGTTGGCGTGTCTGCGGCAGCGCTTGGGGACCGGGGATCGATTCCAATTGCCAATGACGCTGCTCTTACCATTGTTCATGCCCATATGTTGGACAATATACTGAGTGACTCGTTTGTAAGGCCACTTAAAGACTGGTCTATGATTTTACTCTTACTAGCCATTGCCTGGTCAATCAGTATTCTGTCCCTGCGTGGGCGGGTGGTGCCAAGCACCGTCATGTGTTGGGTGGTGTTTGGTGGTATTTGCTTTGGGGCTTACCAAAGCCTTGTCGTCAATCAAATCGTTATACCGCTTTCTGCCCCTTTAATGGCCATTGCCTTTAGTGCTCTGGGTGGAAATTTATACCGGCGTTTTATTGTCGAGAAGCAAGAGCGTTTTGTCCGCGAAGTGTTTGGCCGTTTTGTGTCGCCCGATGTCTTAGACCAACTCATGAATGAACCTGCGGAAATGAAGCTCCAGGGCAGGCGTCGCCACGTGAGCGTTTTGTTCTCTGATATTGTTGGCTACACCACACTCTCCAACGAGCTCACCGAAATGGAAATTGTTTACCTTCTGCGTGATTACTTGGATCCCATGTCTCGAAGCGTGATGCGACATGGAGGCACCGTCGATAAAATTATGGGCGATGGGATTATGGCATTTTTTGGAGATCCTATGGACCAACCGAACCATGCGGTCAATGCAGTTAAATGTGCCAACGATATGCACAAAGAGCTGGTCGTCCTAAATAAGCGGTTGGCCAGCGAAGGCCGCTCACAGTTGAGCATTCGTGTGGGTATCGCCACAGGCACCGTATACTCCGGTAATTTCGGATCTGACGATAGAATTGAATACACGGTGATTGGCCAAGCAGTTAATCTTGCGGCTCGTTTGGAGAGCAAAGCGCGTAAGGGGACCACGCTGATAAGCTCTGAGACCTACAAAGCAGTTTTGGATGAATTCCCATGCCGGTTGGTCAATAAGATTGCCTTAAAGGGCTATGCAGAACTTCAAAATGCCTATGAAGTGCTCGACCCGCGCAAGGTTGATGAGCTTCAAGAGCTCAGTGAGAACCTCCGAAAGCATCCAAGACTAGAATTGATGCTTCCCGTTCAAGTGGAGCTTAATGGGTGGAAGCTTCATGGTGAGGTGGATAACATTTCGGCTGGCGGAATATTTATTCGGGCAGGTCAATCATTTCCCATGGGAACGAACCTCATTCTCCATTTAAGAATTCCAGTGGGGAGCCGAGATGTTCCCTTAACCATCGAAGGAATCGTTGTCCATGTGCGTGACGGGGTGAAGGAGGAAATTGGCATTGGTATCCAGTTCACCAGCCTGCGGTCTAGTGAGCGCCAGGGCTTGGAGCAATTGTTGACTATGCTCTTGGGCGAATGTGAAGAGCAATTGCCGATGTCCGAGCTAAAATCTGATGTGACGGGTAAAAGTGAATTTGAAATAACAGCTGCTGATTTTGTAGCACCTCAGTTGGCAAGTATGTTGGATATGCCGCTTGGGGGCGACGACGCTCTCGAGCAGTTGGAGGAAGTCTGATGAATAAGGATATCAAAATGTTGAAGGGCTTAAGTGCTATCGTCTTGGTGCTTCTGCTCTCAGCTCCTGCTCTAGCCCAGAAATCAGGAGATGGGTGCAAGCTTGGTGATACGACTAAGCTCTTTATTGCCAAAGACGGTAAAAAATACGTGGCCAAACTGCCCAAGGGTACCGACCTGATTCTCAAAGGGAATCATGGCGAGCGAACGATGGTTAAAACAACCTCTGGTAAACTTGGTTTTGTAAAAGCAAGCTGGCTGAAGCAAACATGCGCCTTTTCAACACCTGAGCCAGTTGTGGCGGCTAAGCCCAAGGTTGTTCCAGTAAACGCTCCTGATGCTGCGGAAACAGCGGCAGCCTTGCAGATCACGGCAGCCGCGGCCGAAACAGGCAATGCTGCGGCGAAAGAAGTTGCTGCGGAAATGGCGTCAACAGTGGAGCAGGCACGGACGGTTCGCCAAGCGAGTGCATCACAAGATTGTGAAGACCGAAGTTCCGGTAGGTTTCGAGTGGCCGTTTATAATTTAGAGCTACAGAATATCCCTGAAGGTATGGGAAAGGTTGTGAGTGAATCTCTTCTGGCTGAAGTGCGGAAATTGGAAGGCATCTCGGCCATCGGTATGGAAGAAATTTATGAAATGCTTCAGCACGAGCAAAGTCGCCAGGTGATGGGTTGTGAAGCCGACGATGCATGCCTTGCGGAGATAGCCGGTGCGCTTGGGGTAGATGAGCTGGTCACTGGGCGCCTAAGCGAAGAAGCAGACGGCCGTGTGTTTGTCATTCGCAGAATCAACCAGCGCCGCGCTGAAGTGGTTAGCACGGTGAACAAGCGATTGAAGGTTGGCAACGGCGAAGAGTTTCTCTTGGCAATTGGCCCGGGAGTGGAAGAGCTTTACGCTGGCCGCGAAAACCGGCCGGGAACGAAGCGTGGAGTGCCCAAGAAGGTGCTGCTGCGCCTGAACCCACCGCCGATTGATGCAGTGGTTACCTGGAGTACAATTGCAGCAGGAGCGGCGGCCCTAGCTCTTGGAGGCACCTTTGCATATTTGGGCAGTGAACAAGCCCGCGATTACGAAAATGGTGCTGGCTTGGAAGCAGGTAGGGTCTCCCCTGACTCCTTTAGAGATTTGCAGTCCAGCGGTGAGCGCAATTTGATGATTGGTAATGTCGGTTTGATTTTGGGTGGCACGGTAGCCCTTACATCCGCGATAATGAGCTTCTTTACCGATTGGGATGATGTGGCCTCAGGGGATGATGAAGAGTAGTTTTTCAAAAGCTGAGTAACCCACCGGTTGATTCACAAATGAGTCTAAAATATCCCACATACCATGCATAGACACCCTCTATTGTTTAATTTTAGAAAAGTATTGAGTAAGGTTTTTTTTGTTTATGCTCTTGGTTTTCCTGAAAAGCTCTAAACTCTCTATCTTACGCGGTTTGTTTCAGTCACGCCGCTGAGTGGTTTCCTGAGAACCTAATAATTTCCGTAATTTCCTGGACGGAAAGTTGTCTTCTCGCTAAGTTGCTAGCTTCGAGATGGTCTCATCTCAATATGAGAAAGCTTTGGCGCCTTACTGGTCAAGGCATAGGAGTTTTCTTATGGCAGTTCAGTTCAACTTTCGGGTTGGCAACCTTGGACATATCTATATCATGGCGGGTAGCACGGCTACAGCGAGAGCACTTGCCCAAACGGTTCAGGAAGATATGGCGTTTCAAAGTTTACCTACTTATTTGTTGGCTAAACAATTCGCGATGCAGCTATACGCTGCGGACCTTATTCCCAATATGGACATTGATTATTCCTTTAGGTTAAACCATGTGGCTGAGGTGGGTTTTACAGATGCTAAGTTTGTGGAACTTTTCGGTTCATTGCCTGTTGAGAGTATCGCGGCGTTCGATATGCCCATCAGCCCTGAATTTCGCGCATAGTTGTCAGTATTACCATACTTTTGAACGGTCTATCTTGAAGTCGCAGTTCGGGAATTGTTTGTAGCTCAAGAGTTATCGTTCAATTTACGACCTAAAAATGCTCATGGCTATGGGGGCTGTGTTATTCTCATTTTGCGAAGTGGGCATTGCTTGGGAGACAGGAGTAGTGAACTTCCTTGGTTAGGCGGGTTCGCTCCGAGTTCAAAGATGATTGGGCCCAACGATGCATCACGGATTTTAAGGCTGGGCCAACGTTGTTTTCTATGATGTTGGTAATGAGCTGGCGATCGGTCCCTCAGGGTGCGTAAAAAAGTGCACACCTGTATTTGAAGAGCTGGAAGAATTATCGAATTAAATTAGACGGTTACGGGCCTAGGTTTGGTCGTTGGTTTAGGACCAATCTGAGGCTCAAAAATGACCTGTTGAGAAGTTGGAATAACTACATAAATTTTACACAAGATGGTCGTATTTTTGCCATCTTTAGGTTCTTGAAATCGCGAATATAATTTTCAAAGGATGTACCATGAGTGAGGACATTGTTCGATTGACTGCAGACCTTTATGCGTTTGTCATCGATTCTGAGACGCTTACAAGACGAGCTCGGGAAGAGCTCAATACGAGTAAGTTTCGTGCGGCAGCAGAAGACCTTCATACCCGCTGC
The window above is part of the Deltaproteobacteria bacterium genome. Proteins encoded here:
- a CDS encoding CHASE2 domain-containing protein yields the protein MVNVENNRAVPWVIGIAVTMLVSVFQFTGVFDRFDYVFHDYFLEQRGSLDLDSRILLVDVDDKSFDAFGWPMERGLYANLLLLAHQNGAKVVGFDVLFLDESRWGEEDDLIFGQAIKNFGPVVLPHDYQVYTPPQISPESGLFLADESSAPFEKLGVTGKHKAHLKADNQLDGIIRHVPIQLDDGTKSVPWTLSLAMLRAAHPETFKAELVDDQLRVSAWSEEANATIDLMGPHNAAVYFKTAEPEKTVVSLFDVLAAAQGENTDLNLKELFQDKYVMVGVSAAALGDRGSIPIANDAALTIVHAHMLDNILSDSFVRPLKDWSMILLLLAIAWSISILSLRGRVVPSTVMCWVVFGGICFGAYQSLVVNQIVIPLSAPLMAIAFSALGGNLYRRFIVEKQERFVREVFGRFVSPDVLDQLMNEPAEMKLQGRRRHVSVLFSDIVGYTTLSNELTEMEIVYLLRDYLDPMSRSVMRHGGTVDKIMGDGIMAFFGDPMDQPNHAVNAVKCANDMHKELVVLNKRLASEGRSQLSIRVGIATGTVYSGNFGSDDRIEYTVIGQAVNLAARLESKARKGTTLISSETYKAVLDEFPCRLVNKIALKGYAELQNAYEVLDPRKVDELQELSENLRKHPRLELMLPVQVELNGWKLHGEVDNISAGGIFIRAGQSFPMGTNLILHLRIPVGSRDVPLTIEGIVVHVRDGVKEEIGIGIQFTSLRSSERQGLEQLLTMLLGECEEQLPMSELKSDVTGKSEFEITAADFVAPQLASMLDMPLGGDDALEQLEEV